Proteins from a genomic interval of Zingiber officinale cultivar Zhangliang chromosome 2A, Zo_v1.1, whole genome shotgun sequence:
- the LOC122042460 gene encoding filament-like plant protein 3 isoform X2 translates to MERRSWLWRRKSIDKSSPGETESSLSASSDRHSDEQEGLRISSVNSPNNAHSPEVSLKDVNHEVDETIQTLNEKLSAALLNINAKEELVKQHGRIAEEAVLGWENAEKEVTSLKRQLEAASKKSSSLEDRVVHLDAALKECLSQLRLTRDEQEQKVHDAVIQKTHEWESVKMDLEIKLIELQAKAEISTSLDRELHLKIESLEREKILLEEEVTTLQKDLQMQTLDLELSARTAETASKQHLDSIKKVAKLEVECRRLLAAARKSSLTDEQKLITNSHYAESVTDSQSNAGELLLSLDNEQSCSDSWTSTLMAELNMSKNEKVSMRNLTTSNEIELMDDFLEMEKLAGLPDSDRRNSYIAHADSLDTTVNADGSSRKEYVTICAHKPELKVMVETMPCEKVATQMSLDEMNWLKNSRDQLVAAEDKLAELQRYVNLVNGEKYAFEMELEAAEEKKNEIEMQLASAHSKNANLHERISILESKFQEEQQLSAAIKARCEHTEAMEAKLKKMELELESAYCEIAELKAKVGLLEGKVAEEKSLSSELASRCQKMEVLKEKKEGVEGQLESANLELHILREKVDSLEMKLQEEKVFSTEILTKCQAMVDMDAKRKELECQVRAKDLEVSALQVKANTLEEKFKEERARSSELAANIEMKESKRIESVVQLELAQVEVGCLQEKLLALEKQIEEKTTSTKLATEYHNLEHEISNKLNETKFHSFASSERVLNIRQVEENTVAARKLAECQRTIASLDQQLKTLANFDVFMLQSVKAGSYGDLLDLGMEPEFYYSRISPESLALSSGMSNNKKIITP, encoded by the exons GAGGGGCTAAGAATTTCTTCAGTTAATTCTCCAAATAATGCTCATTCACCAGAGGTTTCATTGAAGGATGTTAATCATGAGGTCGATGAAACTATTCAGACTTTGAATGAGAAGCTATCAGCTGCTTTGCTGAACATCAATGCTAAAGAAGAGTTGGTGAAACAGCATGGAAGAATTGCAGAAGAAGCTGTTTTAG GCTGGGAAAATGCAGAAAAGGAAGTGACATCCCTAAAACGGCAGCTCGAAGCTGCTTCAAAGAAGAGCTCGTCCCTTGAAGATAGAGTTGTTCATCTTGATGCTGCCCTTAAGGAATGCCTAAGTCAGCTCCGGCTTACAAGGGACGAGCAAGAGCAGAAAGTTCATGATGCTGTCATTCAGAAAACACATGAATGGGAGTCTGTAAAAATGGATCTTGAAATCAAACTAATTGAGCTTCAAGCTAAAGCTGAAATTTCTACTTCTTTAGACCGTGAACTTCACTTGAAAATTGAAAGCCTTGAGAGGGAAAAAATTCTCCTTGAAGAGGAGGTCACGACGCTTCAGAAGGATCTCCAAATGCAAACATTAGATTTGGAGCTTAGCGCTAGAACTGCAGAAACAGCTAGCAAACAACATTTAGACAGCATAAAGAAAGTAGCCAAGCTCGAAGTTGAATGCCGTAGATTACTAGCTGCTGCACGTAAATCCTCTTTGACTGATGAGCAAAAGCTCATTACTAACTCACACTATGCTGAGTCTGTCACCGATAGCCAATCAAATGCAGGTGAGTTATTGTTGAGCTTGGACAATGAGCAAAGTTGTTCAGATTCATGGACGTCAACCTTAATGGCAGAACTCAATATGTCGAAAAATGAAAAGGTTAGCATGAGAAATCTCACCACGTCTAATGAAATAGAACTAATGGATGATTTCCTTGAGATGGAAAAACTTGCTGGGTTGCCAGATTCTGACCGTAGAAATTCTTATATTGCTCATGCTGATTCTTTGGATACTACTGTTAATGCTGATGGCTCTTCAAGAAAAGAATATGTGACTATCTGTGCACATAAGCCTGAGTTGAAAGTGATGGTTGAGACAATGCCATGCGAGAAAGTTGCAACGCAAATGTCCTTAGATGAAATGAACTGGCTGAAGAATTCACGCGATCAGCTGGTCGCAGCTGAAGATAAATTGGCAGAGTTGCAAAGGTATGTCAATTTGGTTAATGGGGAAAAGTATGCCTTTGAGATGGAACTAGAAgcagcagaggaaaagaaaaatgaaatagAAATGCAGCTTGCATCAGCACACAGCAAAAATGCTAATCTACACGAGAGAATAAGCATACTGGAAAGCAAATTTCAGGAAGAGCAACAATTGTCTGCTGCAATCAAAGCAAGGTGTGAACATACGGAGGCAATGGAAGCAAAATTGAAAAAGATGGAACTTGAGCTTGAGTCAGCATATTGTGAAATTGCAGAGTTGAAGGCGAAAGTTGGTTTGTTAGAAGGAAAAGTTGCAGAAGAGAAATCATTGTCCTCTGAGTTGGCATCTAGGTGTCAGAAAATGGAAGTATTGAAGGAAAAGAAAGAGGGAGTAGAAGGTCAGCTTGAGTCGGCAAATCTGGAACTTCACATTCTAAGGGAGAAAGTTGACTCATTGGAAATGAAACTCCAAGAAGAGAAGGTATTTTCAACAGAGATTTTAACTAAGTGCCAAGCTATGGTGGACATGGATGCCAAGAGAAAGGAACTGGAGTGTCAAGTTAGAGCAAAAGATTTGGAAGTTAGTGCATTACAAGTGAAAGCCAACACTCTGGAAGAGAAATTCAAGGAGGAAAGAGCACGGTCCTCAGAACTTGCAGCTAATATAGAGATGAAAGAATCAAAGAGAATAGAATCTGTCGTGCAACTTGAGTTGGCACAAGTGGAAGTTGGGTGCCTCCAGGAGAAGTTGCTGGCACTGGAGAAACAAATTGAAGAGAAGACAACATCTACAAAACTTGCGACAGAATACCACAACTTGGAGCATGAGATATCCAACAAGCTTAATGAAACTAAATTCCATTCGTTTGCAAGCTCAGAAAGGGTCCTGAATATTAGACAG GTGGAAGAGAACACTGTGGCTGCCAGGAAGCTTGCAGAGTGCCAGAGGACAATAGCCTCTCTTGACCAGCAGTTGAAAACCTTGGCAAACTTTGATGTTTTCATGCTTCAATCAGTGAAGGCAGGGTCATATGGAGATCTACTAGATTTAGGAATGGAACCTGAATTTTATTATTCTCGCATTTCTCCTGAGAGCTTGGCGCTTTCTTCAGGTATGTCCAACAACAAAAAGATCATCACCCCATAG
- the LOC122042460 gene encoding filament-like plant protein 3 isoform X1, which yields MERRSWLWRRKSIDKSSPGETESSLSASSDRHSDEQQEGLRISSVNSPNNAHSPEVSLKDVNHEVDETIQTLNEKLSAALLNINAKEELVKQHGRIAEEAVLGWENAEKEVTSLKRQLEAASKKSSSLEDRVVHLDAALKECLSQLRLTRDEQEQKVHDAVIQKTHEWESVKMDLEIKLIELQAKAEISTSLDRELHLKIESLEREKILLEEEVTTLQKDLQMQTLDLELSARTAETASKQHLDSIKKVAKLEVECRRLLAAARKSSLTDEQKLITNSHYAESVTDSQSNAGELLLSLDNEQSCSDSWTSTLMAELNMSKNEKVSMRNLTTSNEIELMDDFLEMEKLAGLPDSDRRNSYIAHADSLDTTVNADGSSRKEYVTICAHKPELKVMVETMPCEKVATQMSLDEMNWLKNSRDQLVAAEDKLAELQRYVNLVNGEKYAFEMELEAAEEKKNEIEMQLASAHSKNANLHERISILESKFQEEQQLSAAIKARCEHTEAMEAKLKKMELELESAYCEIAELKAKVGLLEGKVAEEKSLSSELASRCQKMEVLKEKKEGVEGQLESANLELHILREKVDSLEMKLQEEKVFSTEILTKCQAMVDMDAKRKELECQVRAKDLEVSALQVKANTLEEKFKEERARSSELAANIEMKESKRIESVVQLELAQVEVGCLQEKLLALEKQIEEKTTSTKLATEYHNLEHEISNKLNETKFHSFASSERVLNIRQVEENTVAARKLAECQRTIASLDQQLKTLANFDVFMLQSVKAGSYGDLLDLGMEPEFYYSRISPESLALSSGMSNNKKIITP from the exons CAGGAGGGGCTAAGAATTTCTTCAGTTAATTCTCCAAATAATGCTCATTCACCAGAGGTTTCATTGAAGGATGTTAATCATGAGGTCGATGAAACTATTCAGACTTTGAATGAGAAGCTATCAGCTGCTTTGCTGAACATCAATGCTAAAGAAGAGTTGGTGAAACAGCATGGAAGAATTGCAGAAGAAGCTGTTTTAG GCTGGGAAAATGCAGAAAAGGAAGTGACATCCCTAAAACGGCAGCTCGAAGCTGCTTCAAAGAAGAGCTCGTCCCTTGAAGATAGAGTTGTTCATCTTGATGCTGCCCTTAAGGAATGCCTAAGTCAGCTCCGGCTTACAAGGGACGAGCAAGAGCAGAAAGTTCATGATGCTGTCATTCAGAAAACACATGAATGGGAGTCTGTAAAAATGGATCTTGAAATCAAACTAATTGAGCTTCAAGCTAAAGCTGAAATTTCTACTTCTTTAGACCGTGAACTTCACTTGAAAATTGAAAGCCTTGAGAGGGAAAAAATTCTCCTTGAAGAGGAGGTCACGACGCTTCAGAAGGATCTCCAAATGCAAACATTAGATTTGGAGCTTAGCGCTAGAACTGCAGAAACAGCTAGCAAACAACATTTAGACAGCATAAAGAAAGTAGCCAAGCTCGAAGTTGAATGCCGTAGATTACTAGCTGCTGCACGTAAATCCTCTTTGACTGATGAGCAAAAGCTCATTACTAACTCACACTATGCTGAGTCTGTCACCGATAGCCAATCAAATGCAGGTGAGTTATTGTTGAGCTTGGACAATGAGCAAAGTTGTTCAGATTCATGGACGTCAACCTTAATGGCAGAACTCAATATGTCGAAAAATGAAAAGGTTAGCATGAGAAATCTCACCACGTCTAATGAAATAGAACTAATGGATGATTTCCTTGAGATGGAAAAACTTGCTGGGTTGCCAGATTCTGACCGTAGAAATTCTTATATTGCTCATGCTGATTCTTTGGATACTACTGTTAATGCTGATGGCTCTTCAAGAAAAGAATATGTGACTATCTGTGCACATAAGCCTGAGTTGAAAGTGATGGTTGAGACAATGCCATGCGAGAAAGTTGCAACGCAAATGTCCTTAGATGAAATGAACTGGCTGAAGAATTCACGCGATCAGCTGGTCGCAGCTGAAGATAAATTGGCAGAGTTGCAAAGGTATGTCAATTTGGTTAATGGGGAAAAGTATGCCTTTGAGATGGAACTAGAAgcagcagaggaaaagaaaaatgaaatagAAATGCAGCTTGCATCAGCACACAGCAAAAATGCTAATCTACACGAGAGAATAAGCATACTGGAAAGCAAATTTCAGGAAGAGCAACAATTGTCTGCTGCAATCAAAGCAAGGTGTGAACATACGGAGGCAATGGAAGCAAAATTGAAAAAGATGGAACTTGAGCTTGAGTCAGCATATTGTGAAATTGCAGAGTTGAAGGCGAAAGTTGGTTTGTTAGAAGGAAAAGTTGCAGAAGAGAAATCATTGTCCTCTGAGTTGGCATCTAGGTGTCAGAAAATGGAAGTATTGAAGGAAAAGAAAGAGGGAGTAGAAGGTCAGCTTGAGTCGGCAAATCTGGAACTTCACATTCTAAGGGAGAAAGTTGACTCATTGGAAATGAAACTCCAAGAAGAGAAGGTATTTTCAACAGAGATTTTAACTAAGTGCCAAGCTATGGTGGACATGGATGCCAAGAGAAAGGAACTGGAGTGTCAAGTTAGAGCAAAAGATTTGGAAGTTAGTGCATTACAAGTGAAAGCCAACACTCTGGAAGAGAAATTCAAGGAGGAAAGAGCACGGTCCTCAGAACTTGCAGCTAATATAGAGATGAAAGAATCAAAGAGAATAGAATCTGTCGTGCAACTTGAGTTGGCACAAGTGGAAGTTGGGTGCCTCCAGGAGAAGTTGCTGGCACTGGAGAAACAAATTGAAGAGAAGACAACATCTACAAAACTTGCGACAGAATACCACAACTTGGAGCATGAGATATCCAACAAGCTTAATGAAACTAAATTCCATTCGTTTGCAAGCTCAGAAAGGGTCCTGAATATTAGACAG GTGGAAGAGAACACTGTGGCTGCCAGGAAGCTTGCAGAGTGCCAGAGGACAATAGCCTCTCTTGACCAGCAGTTGAAAACCTTGGCAAACTTTGATGTTTTCATGCTTCAATCAGTGAAGGCAGGGTCATATGGAGATCTACTAGATTTAGGAATGGAACCTGAATTTTATTATTCTCGCATTTCTCCTGAGAGCTTGGCGCTTTCTTCAGGTATGTCCAACAACAAAAAGATCATCACCCCATAG